One window from the genome of Streptococcus halotolerans encodes:
- the rplI gene encoding 50S ribosomal protein L9 → MKVIFLQDVKGKGKKGEVKEVPTGYAQNFLLKKNLAKEATNQAIGELKGKQKSEEKHQAEILAEAKATKVELEKEETRVQFTEKVGPDGRTFGSITAKKIAEELQKQFDIKVDKRHIELAHPIRAIGLIEVPVKLHKEVTADIKLAVKEA, encoded by the coding sequence ATGAAAGTTATTTTTTTACAAGATGTCAAAGGAAAAGGTAAAAAAGGAGAAGTTAAAGAAGTACCAACAGGATACGCTCAAAACTTCTTATTAAAGAAAAATTTGGCTAAGGAAGCAACCAATCAAGCTATTGGTGAACTTAAAGGAAAACAAAAGTCGGAAGAAAAGCACCAAGCTGAGATTTTAGCAGAAGCAAAAGCAACCAAAGTTGAGCTTGAAAAAGAAGAAACGCGTGTGCAATTTACGGAAAAAGTTGGCCCAGACGGTCGTACTTTTGGCTCTATTACTGCTAAAAAAATTGCTGAAGAATTGCAAAAGCAATTTGATATTAAAGTGGATAAACGTCATATTGAATTAGCCCACCCTATTCGGGCTATTGGTTTGATTGAAGTACCCGTTAAACTACACAAAGAAGTAACTGCTGACATCAAGTTAGCAGTTAAAGAAGCTTAA